A window of the Vallitalea okinawensis genome harbors these coding sequences:
- a CDS encoding nucleotidyltransferase domain-containing protein → MYQHHKETMKNILEKLKVQDEVLGILLTGSIAHGFETSKSDVDIMIIVSEKDYKKRTEMKELTYWENECCTYEEGYIDGKYISVDFMENVAMIGSEPARYAFDGAVILYSKIKGLIELLEKITRYPVQKKEENIKRFFAQLQGWKWYSEEAIKHNNEYLLNHSISNLVLFGGRLILAYNEILYPYHKWFIKRVEKADKKPEDIMEIINNVLSKKDKQSIDRFYECIINFADWNVNQGSWTSQFVSDSELNWLNGNTPICDI, encoded by the coding sequence ATGTATCAACATCATAAAGAAACCATGAAAAATATTTTGGAGAAATTAAAAGTACAAGACGAAGTATTAGGCATATTATTAACGGGTTCTATTGCTCATGGATTTGAGACTTCGAAATCTGATGTAGATATTATGATTATAGTATCAGAGAAAGATTATAAAAAAAGAACTGAAATGAAAGAATTAACTTATTGGGAAAATGAATGTTGTACATATGAAGAAGGATATATTGATGGTAAATATATAAGCGTTGATTTTATGGAAAATGTTGCAATGATAGGAAGTGAGCCTGCAAGGTATGCTTTTGATGGCGCAGTTATTTTATACTCTAAAATTAAAGGATTGATAGAATTACTAGAAAAGATTACACGATATCCTGTTCAGAAGAAAGAAGAAAATATTAAAAGATTTTTTGCTCAATTGCAAGGATGGAAGTGGTACAGTGAAGAAGCAATTAAACATAATAATGAATACCTTTTAAATCATTCAATTTCTAATTTGGTGTTATTTGGAGGAAGATTAATACTTGCATATAATGAGATATTATATCCGTATCACAAATGGTTTATTAAACGTGTTGAAAAAGCTGATAAAAAACCTGAAGATATTATGGAAATTATTAATAATGTTTTATCAAAAAAGGATAAACAGAGTATAGATAGATTTTATGAATGTATTATTAATTTTGCTGATTGGAATGTAAACCAAGGTAGTTGGACAAGTCAGTTTGTAAGTGATAGCGAATTAAACTGGTTAAATGGGAATACTCCTATTTGTGATATATAG